In Immundisolibacter sp., the following proteins share a genomic window:
- a CDS encoding DUF167 domain-containing protein, with translation MNAAPYRRQGAVWLVDLLVQPRAARTELAGLHDGRLKLRLTAPPVDGAANAALVQFLAERLDLPRSALSVASGSTGRRKTVSINAGCELAPRLAGLMGASS, from the coding sequence GTGAACGCAGCGCCGTATCGTCGCCAGGGCGCGGTCTGGCTGGTTGATTTGCTGGTGCAGCCGCGGGCGGCGCGCACCGAACTGGCCGGCCTGCACGATGGCCGCCTGAAATTGCGCCTGACCGCACCGCCGGTGGACGGCGCCGCCAACGCGGCGCTGGTGCAGTTTCTGGCCGAGCGTCTGGACCTGCCGCGCAGCGCGCTGAGCGTCGCCAGCGGCAGCACCGGCCGGCGCAAGACGGTCAGCATCAACGCCGGTTGCGAGCTCGCCCCGCGCCTGGCGGGCCTGATGGGGGCGTCGTCATGA
- the proC gene encoding pyrroline-5-carboxylate reductase, with protein MAGEIVFIGGGNMGRALLGGLLADGTPPERLAAAEPDAGRREALAREFGMLTAARGEDLVGAAGVVVLAVKPQVLKSVARGLAAHFASTRPLIVSIVAGITEADIDAWLGGDFPVVRCMPNTPALVRQGISALHANARASAAQRQQAEHILRAVGSVVWVPDEAQLDAVTALSGSGPAYFFAVMEAMEQAGVALGLSADVARRLTLQTALGSAVLATQSGEAPATLRAQVTSPGGTTQAALEVLQAGGLARLFNEAIGAAHRRAGELARQAQD; from the coding sequence ATGGCGGGTGAAATCGTCTTCATCGGCGGCGGCAACATGGGCCGTGCGCTGCTGGGCGGGCTGCTTGCCGACGGCACACCGCCCGAGCGCCTGGCCGCTGCCGAGCCGGATGCCGGCCGCCGGGAGGCACTGGCGCGCGAGTTCGGCATGCTGACCGCAGCGCGCGGCGAGGATCTGGTCGGCGCTGCCGGCGTCGTGGTGCTGGCGGTCAAGCCGCAGGTGCTCAAATCGGTGGCGCGGGGCCTGGCCGCACACTTTGCGTCCACGCGGCCGCTGATCGTGTCGATCGTTGCCGGCATTACCGAAGCCGACATCGACGCCTGGCTGGGCGGCGATTTCCCGGTTGTGCGCTGCATGCCCAACACCCCGGCGCTGGTGCGCCAGGGCATCAGCGCCCTGCACGCCAATGCCCGGGCCAGCGCTGCGCAGCGGCAGCAGGCGGAACACATCCTGCGTGCCGTGGGCAGCGTGGTGTGGGTGCCGGACGAGGCGCAGCTGGACGCCGTCACGGCGCTGTCGGGCAGCGGTCCGGCGTATTTCTTTGCGGTGATGGAAGCCATGGAGCAAGCCGGCGTGGCACTGGGTCTGAGCGCCGATGTCGCGCGCCGGCTGACCTTGCAGACGGCGCTGGGCTCGGCCGTGCTGGCCACCCAGAGCGGTGAAGCGCCCGCCACGCTGCGGGCACAGGTCACCTCGCCCGGCGGCACCACGCAGGCGGCGCTCGAGGTGCTGCAGGCCGGCGGGCTGGCAAGGCTGTTCAACGAGGCAATCGGCGCCGCCCACCGCCGCGCGGGTGAACTGGCGCGGCAGGCGCAGGACTGA
- a CDS encoding LAGLIDADG family homing endonuclease, giving the protein MNKVVAIHAAARNADVPVQPASLDIWDKKYRLKAKDGTVIDRTVDETYQRVARALADAEAPDLREHWYERFLWALRRGAIPAGRITSNAGALEHKPATSTINCTVSGTIEDSMDDILQKVHEAGLTLKAGCVAPDTWVFTDQGLVSAQQAVQGKHAQILAYDRSARRFEMRRIERHLTTHVPRADNIELRANGVALKTSIRHPVLVYRDGALSYQRADEVRMSDALVQHCFPWRADAQAQQEAWFAGAHLGDGSACEKRHSYRPTRSAWQHRAAALGRRLVFKIRAAEREVVERYAAFFQAFCGSRAQVVATSTRNGTPVWDFAVASFAASRAAELIDWQVGAKTACLRVPDWIARHPERHFLPFLAGLIDTDGTVCREHGSVSLATQNTVFAAELKALLGLFGVHAGLTVRQPREHDYNGHTVRDSGGAMLKISDSAFLDALAGYMADSGKRQRIQDHASQAGQYDRYVVPADLHAALATLEGELGHQERQRLGFYHGYHRQAVVSRIWLNRWAQRFPALAPLIDFARCLRPVEAIERGLDLPETFYDFTVEKHNNYLAGNAGLLVIHNCGIGYEFSTLRPRGAYVTGAGSYTSGPLSFMDIYDKMCFTVSSAGGRRGAQMATFDVGHPDVVDFIRAKREDGRLRQFNLSLLVTREFIEAVKAGSDWQLAFPVASHEAAADGIDVHTADNIIWREWPTHRGYIVNDQGLVACRVYKTIKARRLWDLIMTSTYDYAEPGFILIDQYNDLNNNWFCENIRATNPCVTADTRLHTARGMIPIGELYETGEPLQVTVDTRTLSEATRGTAIRPAKPAFMTSQTADVYRVVTREGYEIKATEWHDFYTQRGKLKLKELKVGDELLIQSGKGQFGDQGSLELGLLIGLITGDGHFTETKNKQSIAYVNFWGEDRPLATNIASHVNTLIAGTGLQKGRDYQVQPVAVENRNHVFVGSVLLARYLQHYGFTKECKFQVPEVVWQGTEDCVVGYLRGLFQADGSVNVSGKSLTCSVRLASSQPSLLKDVQMLLANFGIFSRIHKRRDEQDRLLPDGKGSHKLYHCKADYELIIDGESRDRFMHEIGFLSENKTAKYNAWVADKSLRKTQRFTARVEKIAYEGVHPVYDTTQPDHNSVVFNGIVTGQCGEQGLPPYGACLLGSINLTTFVEAPFTPEARFNWDEYREVVRVFTRMLDNVVEINGLPLQQQRDEIFRKRRHGMGFLGLGSTLTMLGRRYGDAQSLEFTEAVSREMAIAGWEAGVALAEEKGPAPIMDELFEITPDMLRKRPELAADGHKLGDKLPGRVLLARYSRYMQRVGGVRPDLIEAIAERGARFTHHSSIAPTGTISLSLANNASNGIEPSFAHHYFRNVIREGRKTKEKVDVFSYELLAYRHLVNPRAIPGSADPAEQLPEYFITAEDITPKAHVDIQAAAQRWIDSSISKTANVPTDYPFEDFKNIYLYAYDQGLKGCTTFRFNPAAFQGVLVKEKDLENTTYRFELDDGTTIEAKGNEEIEYDGEVHTAANLFDALKEGYYGKF; this is encoded by the coding sequence ATGAATAAGGTGGTCGCCATTCACGCAGCTGCGCGTAACGCAGACGTGCCCGTCCAGCCGGCCTCGCTGGACATCTGGGACAAGAAATACCGCCTCAAGGCCAAGGACGGCACGGTCATCGACCGCACCGTGGACGAGACCTACCAGCGCGTGGCGCGCGCCCTGGCCGACGCCGAAGCCCCGGACCTGCGCGAGCACTGGTACGAACGCTTCCTGTGGGCGCTGCGCCGCGGCGCCATCCCGGCCGGCCGCATCACCTCCAACGCCGGCGCGCTGGAGCACAAGCCGGCCACCTCCACCATCAACTGCACCGTGTCCGGCACCATCGAGGACTCGATGGACGACATCCTGCAGAAGGTCCACGAGGCGGGGCTCACGCTGAAAGCCGGCTGTGTCGCGCCTGATACCTGGGTGTTCACGGACCAGGGCCTGGTCAGCGCCCAGCAGGCGGTGCAAGGAAAGCACGCGCAAATCCTGGCCTACGACCGAAGCGCCCGGCGCTTCGAGATGCGCCGTATCGAGCGCCACCTGACCACACACGTGCCGCGTGCAGACAACATTGAACTGCGCGCCAACGGTGTGGCCCTGAAAACCTCGATCCGCCACCCGGTGCTGGTGTACCGGGACGGTGCCCTGAGCTATCAGCGCGCCGACGAGGTCCGGATGTCGGATGCTCTGGTGCAGCATTGCTTCCCGTGGCGGGCCGACGCGCAGGCGCAGCAGGAAGCCTGGTTTGCCGGCGCACATCTGGGCGATGGCAGTGCCTGCGAAAAACGCCACAGCTACCGGCCGACGCGCAGCGCTTGGCAGCACCGCGCGGCCGCCCTTGGCCGGCGGCTGGTGTTCAAGATCCGCGCTGCCGAGCGCGAGGTGGTCGAGCGCTATGCCGCGTTCTTTCAGGCCTTTTGCGGTAGCCGTGCGCAAGTGGTGGCCACCAGCACCCGCAACGGTACCCCGGTGTGGGACTTTGCCGTGGCGAGTTTCGCCGCCAGCCGGGCGGCTGAACTGATCGACTGGCAGGTCGGCGCCAAGACCGCCTGCCTGCGCGTGCCGGACTGGATCGCGCGCCATCCCGAGCGCCACTTCCTGCCATTCCTGGCCGGCCTGATCGACACCGACGGCACAGTCTGCCGCGAGCATGGCAGCGTCAGCCTGGCCACGCAAAACACCGTGTTTGCCGCGGAATTGAAGGCCCTGCTTGGCCTGTTCGGTGTCCACGCCGGGCTCACCGTGCGCCAGCCGCGCGAGCACGACTACAACGGTCACACCGTACGCGACAGCGGCGGCGCCATGCTGAAAATCAGCGACTCGGCCTTCCTGGACGCATTGGCGGGCTATATGGCCGATAGTGGCAAGCGCCAGCGTATTCAGGACCACGCCAGCCAAGCCGGTCAGTACGACCGTTACGTCGTGCCGGCCGACCTGCACGCGGCGCTGGCCACCCTGGAGGGCGAGCTTGGCCACCAGGAACGTCAGCGGCTCGGCTTCTATCACGGCTACCACCGCCAGGCAGTCGTCAGCCGCATCTGGCTGAATCGTTGGGCGCAGCGCTTCCCGGCCCTTGCGCCGCTGATCGACTTCGCCCGCTGTCTGCGCCCGGTCGAGGCCATCGAGCGCGGCCTGGATCTGCCCGAAACCTTCTACGACTTCACGGTCGAGAAGCACAACAACTATCTGGCCGGCAACGCCGGCCTGCTGGTGATCCACAACTGCGGCATCGGCTACGAATTCAGCACCCTGCGCCCGCGCGGCGCCTACGTGACCGGCGCCGGCTCGTACACCTCCGGGCCGCTGTCGTTCATGGATATCTACGACAAGATGTGCTTCACCGTGTCGTCGGCCGGGGGGCGGCGCGGCGCGCAGATGGCCACCTTCGACGTCGGCCACCCGGACGTGGTCGATTTCATCCGCGCCAAGCGCGAGGACGGCCGCCTGCGCCAGTTCAACCTGTCGCTGCTGGTCACGCGCGAGTTCATCGAGGCGGTCAAGGCCGGCAGCGACTGGCAGCTCGCCTTCCCGGTCGCCAGTCACGAGGCGGCGGCTGACGGCATCGACGTGCATACCGCCGACAACATCATCTGGCGCGAATGGCCCACCCACCGCGGCTACATCGTCAACGACCAGGGCCTGGTCGCCTGCCGGGTCTACAAGACCATCAAGGCGCGCCGGCTGTGGGACCTGATCATGACGTCCACCTACGACTACGCCGAGCCGGGCTTCATCCTGATCGACCAGTACAACGACCTGAACAACAACTGGTTCTGCGAGAACATCCGCGCGACGAATCCCTGCGTGACGGCGGACACCCGGTTGCACACCGCGCGCGGCATGATCCCGATCGGCGAGTTGTACGAGACCGGCGAGCCGCTGCAGGTGACGGTCGACACGCGGACCTTGTCCGAGGCAACGCGCGGCACAGCCATACGCCCGGCCAAGCCCGCGTTCATGACATCGCAAACTGCAGACGTGTACCGCGTGGTCACTCGGGAGGGCTACGAAATCAAGGCCACCGAGTGGCACGATTTCTATACTCAGCGCGGCAAGCTCAAGCTCAAGGAGCTGAAAGTCGGTGACGAGCTACTGATCCAGTCCGGCAAGGGCCAATTTGGCGATCAGGGCAGCCTTGAACTTGGATTACTTATCGGTCTGATAACCGGCGATGGGCATTTCACTGAAACGAAGAACAAGCAATCGATTGCCTATGTCAATTTCTGGGGTGAGGATCGGCCTCTCGCCACAAACATCGCCAGCCATGTAAACACCTTGATTGCCGGGACTGGCCTTCAGAAGGGCCGGGACTATCAGGTGCAGCCGGTTGCGGTCGAGAATCGCAACCACGTCTTTGTGGGCTCCGTGTTGCTGGCGCGCTATCTGCAGCACTACGGTTTCACCAAGGAATGCAAGTTCCAAGTGCCCGAAGTGGTCTGGCAGGGTACTGAAGACTGCGTGGTCGGCTACCTGCGCGGCCTGTTTCAGGCCGACGGTTCGGTCAATGTTTCGGGCAAGTCCTTGACGTGCTCCGTCCGGCTTGCCTCCAGTCAACCGAGCCTGTTGAAAGACGTCCAGATGTTGCTGGCCAATTTTGGAATATTTTCCCGAATCCACAAGCGCCGTGACGAGCAAGATCGTCTCCTGCCAGACGGCAAGGGCAGCCACAAGCTGTATCACTGCAAGGCCGACTACGAATTGATCATCGACGGCGAGTCCCGCGATCGCTTCATGCATGAAATCGGTTTTCTGTCAGAAAACAAGACGGCCAAATACAATGCATGGGTCGCGGATAAAAGTCTGCGCAAGACCCAGCGTTTCACCGCTCGCGTAGAGAAAATCGCTTACGAGGGTGTGCATCCGGTTTATGACACCACCCAGCCGGACCACAATTCCGTCGTGTTCAACGGCATCGTGACCGGGCAGTGTGGTGAGCAGGGACTCCCCCCCTACGGCGCCTGCCTGCTGGGCTCGATCAACCTCACCACCTTCGTCGAGGCGCCGTTCACGCCCGAGGCGCGCTTCAACTGGGACGAATACCGCGAGGTAGTGCGCGTGTTCACGCGCATGCTGGACAACGTGGTGGAAATCAACGGCCTGCCGCTGCAGCAGCAGCGGGACGAAATCTTCCGCAAGCGCCGCCACGGCATGGGCTTTCTGGGCCTGGGTTCCACGCTGACCATGCTCGGTCGCCGCTACGGCGACGCCCAGTCCCTGGAATTCACCGAAGCCGTGTCGCGTGAAATGGCCATTGCCGGCTGGGAAGCCGGCGTGGCGCTGGCCGAGGAAAAAGGCCCGGCGCCGATCATGGACGAGCTGTTCGAGATCACGCCGGACATGCTGCGCAAGCGCCCGGAACTGGCCGCCGACGGCCACAAGCTGGGCGACAAGCTGCCCGGCCGCGTGCTGCTGGCGCGCTACAGCCGCTACATGCAGCGCGTCGGCGGCGTGCGCCCGGACCTGATCGAGGCCATCGCCGAGCGCGGCGCGCGCTTCACCCACCACAGCTCCATCGCGCCCACCGGCACCATCTCCCTGTCGCTGGCCAACAACGCCAGCAACGGCATCGAGCCCAGCTTCGCCCACCACTACTTCCGCAACGTCATCCGCGAGGGTCGCAAGACCAAGGAAAAGGTGGACGTGTTCTCGTACGAACTGCTGGCCTACCGCCACCTGGTCAACCCGCGCGCCATCCCGGGTAGCGCCGACCCGGCCGAGCAACTGCCGGAGTACTTCATCACCGCCGAGGACATCACCCCCAAGGCGCACGTGGACATCCAGGCCGCCGCGCAGCGGTGGATCGACTCGTCCATCTCCAAAACCGCCAACGTGCCCACCGACTACCCGTTCGAGGACTTCAAGAACATTTACCTGTACGCCTACGACCAGGGCCTGAAAGGCTGCACCACCTTCCGCTTCAACCCGGCTGCCTTCCAGGGCGTGCTGGTCAAGGAAAAGGACCTCGAAAACACCACCTACCGCTTCGAGCTGGACGATGGCACCACCATCGAGGCCAAGGGCAACGAGGAAATCGAATACGACGGCGAAGTGCACACGGCCGCCAACCTGTTCGATGCCCTCAAAGAAGGCTACTACGGCAAGTTCTGA
- a CDS encoding YggS family pyridoxal phosphate-dependent enzyme — translation MDARWWAVQERLRVAQERFGRPPGSVVLLAASKAQPVEHIRQLAALGQRAFGENYLQEACPKMDACADLDLEWHFIGAIQGNKAAQVACRFDWVHTLASQQTALRLAAARPPALPPLNVCLQVNIDAEPSKAGVAPVAVADLARAVAGLPQLRLRGLMAVPAPASDFQDQRRPLRALRELWLELRGQGFELDTLSMGMSGDLEAAVAEGATIVRIGTALFGPRPTRY, via the coding sequence CTGGTGGGCCGTTCAGGAACGCCTGCGCGTTGCACAAGAACGCTTTGGTCGCCCGCCGGGCAGTGTCGTGTTGCTGGCGGCAAGCAAGGCCCAGCCTGTCGAACACATTCGGCAACTCGCCGCGCTGGGCCAGCGTGCCTTCGGGGAAAACTACCTGCAGGAAGCGTGCCCGAAAATGGACGCCTGCGCCGACCTCGACCTGGAATGGCACTTCATCGGCGCCATCCAGGGCAACAAGGCAGCGCAGGTCGCCTGTCGCTTCGACTGGGTGCATACGCTGGCGTCGCAGCAGACGGCGCTGCGTCTGGCCGCTGCGCGTCCACCGGCCCTCCCGCCGCTGAACGTATGCCTGCAGGTCAACATCGATGCCGAGCCGAGCAAGGCTGGCGTGGCGCCGGTCGCGGTGGCCGATCTGGCGCGCGCGGTGGCTGGATTGCCACAGCTGCGCCTGCGTGGATTGATGGCCGTTCCGGCGCCGGCCTCCGATTTCCAGGACCAGCGTCGACCTTTGCGGGCGCTGCGTGAGCTGTGGCTGGAACTGCGCGGGCAGGGCTTTGAGCTCGATACGCTGTCGATGGGCATGAGTGGTGATCTGGAAGCGGCGGTCGCCGAGGGCGCCACGATAGTGCGCATTGGCACCGCCCTGTTTGGGCCGCGTCCGACGCGGTATTGA
- a CDS encoding YggT family protein: MVYSPLTQAGLFLVQTAFGLYAALVLLRLLFQAMDVDFRNPLSQAVYKATQPVLKPLRRVLPMRARVEPALVVLLLLVKLLEVYALSGLRGYLPGLIGALLMAVAQSLALLMLTLSALLIVRAIASWVVAAGAGYNPMLRLLEQLTEPLLAPLRRIIPPLGGMDFSVLVALVAVQLVNILLVQPFIILAARIMVQGL, from the coding sequence ATGGTGTACTCACCCCTCACCCAGGCCGGCCTGTTCCTGGTACAGACCGCGTTTGGCCTGTATGCGGCGCTGGTGCTGCTGCGCCTGCTGTTCCAGGCCATGGACGTCGACTTCCGCAACCCGCTGTCGCAGGCCGTCTACAAGGCGACGCAGCCGGTGCTCAAACCCCTGCGCCGCGTGCTGCCGATGCGCGCACGGGTCGAGCCGGCGCTGGTTGTGTTGCTGCTACTGGTCAAGCTGTTGGAGGTATATGCCCTCAGTGGCCTGCGCGGCTACCTGCCGGGCCTGATCGGCGCGCTGCTGATGGCGGTGGCGCAGTCCCTGGCGCTGCTGATGCTGACCCTGAGCGCGCTACTGATCGTGCGGGCGATCGCCAGCTGGGTGGTCGCCGCCGGCGCCGGCTACAACCCCATGCTGCGCCTGCTCGAACAGCTCACCGAACCCCTGCTGGCGCCGCTGCGGCGCATCATCCCGCCCTTGGGCGGCATGGATTTCTCGGTGCTGGTGGCGCTGGTGGCGGTGCAGTTGGTCAACATCCTGCTGGTACAGCCGTTCATCATCTTGGCGGCCCGGATCATGGTGCAGGGTCTGTGA
- the yrfG gene encoding GMP/IMP nucleotidase, translating into MIDWSCIDTVLLDMDGTLLDLHYDNAFWFDHLPRTWGERRGLGLHEARSVIHGQAESRRGTLDFYCMAYWSELLELDVAALNTELAHLIGLRPQVPEFLEWLGAAGKRRVLVTNSHRSGLDFKLARTGLAAWLDEIICAHDLALPKEAPDFWPRLQAQQGFDPARTLLVDDNAHVLRAARDYGIGHLLAIAQPDSRAQPQFLPDLPMLESFRQLLPQT; encoded by the coding sequence ATGATTGACTGGAGCTGCATCGACACCGTGCTGCTGGACATGGACGGCACGCTGCTGGACCTGCATTACGACAACGCCTTCTGGTTCGACCACCTGCCGCGCACCTGGGGCGAACGGCGGGGACTGGGCCTGCACGAGGCGCGCAGCGTCATTCACGGCCAGGCCGAGAGCCGCCGCGGCACGCTGGATTTCTACTGCATGGCCTACTGGAGCGAGCTGCTGGAACTGGACGTGGCGGCGCTCAATACCGAGCTGGCGCACCTGATCGGCCTGCGCCCGCAGGTGCCCGAATTCCTGGAATGGCTGGGCGCGGCCGGCAAGCGGCGCGTGCTGGTCACCAACTCGCACCGCAGCGGGCTCGATTTCAAGCTTGCCCGCACCGGGCTTGCGGCGTGGCTGGACGAGATCATCTGCGCGCACGATCTGGCCCTGCCCAAGGAAGCGCCGGACTTCTGGCCGCGCCTGCAGGCGCAGCAGGGCTTCGACCCGGCACGCACCTTGTTGGTCGACGACAACGCGCACGTGCTGCGCGCGGCGCGCGACTACGGCATCGGCCACCTGCTGGCCATCGCCCAGCCGGATTCACGCGCGCAGCCGCAATTTCTGCCCGACTTGCCGATGCTCGAAAGCTTCCGCCAGCTGCTGCCACAGACCTGA